A stretch of Vibrio maritimus DNA encodes these proteins:
- the rpoE gene encoding RNA polymerase sigma factor RpoE: MNEQPTDQVLIERVQSGDKQAFNLLVLRYQNKVCNLISRYVSNSGDVADIAQEAFIKAYRAIPTFRGESAFYTWLYRIAVNTAKNHIVAQSRRPPASDVDAEDAEFFETGNALKEISNPENLTLSNELKRTVFAAIEALPEDLKTAMTLRELDGLSYEEIAEVMDCPVGTVRSRIFRAREAVEKKIKPLLQR; this comes from the coding sequence ATGAACGAGCAGCCGACCGATCAGGTGTTGATTGAGCGCGTTCAAAGTGGAGATAAACAAGCATTTAACCTATTGGTTTTGCGCTATCAAAACAAGGTTTGCAATCTCATATCAAGATACGTGAGCAATTCGGGCGATGTAGCGGACATAGCCCAAGAAGCATTTATCAAAGCGTATCGAGCGATCCCGACGTTTAGAGGCGAGAGTGCCTTCTATACTTGGTTGTATCGCATAGCAGTGAACACCGCAAAAAACCACATAGTGGCACAGAGTCGAAGACCGCCTGCCAGCGATGTGGATGCAGAAGATGCCGAATTTTTTGAAACCGGTAACGCTTTGAAAGAAATTTCGAACCCTGAGAACTTAACGTTGTCGAACGAATTGAAGCGAACAGTTTTCGCTGCAATTGAAGCGTTACCAGAAGACTTAAAGACTGCGATGACCTTACGTGAGCTTGATGGTTTGAGCTACGAAGAAATCGCAGAAGTAATGGATTGCCCAGTAGGAACGGTGCGTTCGCGCATCTTCCGTGCTCGTGAAGCGGTAGAGAAGAAGATTAAGCCTCTTCTTCAACGCTAA
- a CDS encoding RseA family anti-sigma factor, with protein MVNIMADKQKLSAFMDGDLIDDALIEALENDQESKEAWQNYHLIGDVMRGDEPQSLDWNIAESVALALEDEPAHQSVNTETVTPIESQPTPSQAKRQLPAWLTQFGQVGIAACVSMAVILGVQQFSGQDATQPEIEQLPVLQTIPFAGSAEPVSLTRDSVAKTSSNESANVQEQRRRINALLQDYELQLRLNSEDHASLNTDTESVIE; from the coding sequence ATGGTGAATATAATGGCTGACAAACAGAAGCTTTCAGCATTCATGGATGGAGACCTGATCGATGACGCGTTAATTGAAGCGTTAGAGAACGATCAGGAGAGCAAAGAAGCCTGGCAAAACTATCATCTGATTGGTGATGTGATGCGAGGTGATGAGCCGCAGAGTCTGGATTGGAACATCGCTGAAAGCGTGGCGCTAGCTCTTGAAGATGAGCCTGCGCATCAAAGCGTGAACACCGAAACGGTTACTCCGATTGAATCACAACCAACGCCTTCACAGGCGAAGCGTCAGTTGCCAGCGTGGCTCACGCAGTTTGGTCAAGTGGGTATTGCGGCGTGCGTATCCATGGCTGTGATTCTGGGTGTTCAACAGTTCTCTGGCCAAGATGCAACGCAGCCAGAGATTGAGCAACTTCCTGTTTTACAAACGATTCCATTTGCCGGTAGTGCAGAGCCAGTGAGCTTGACTCGTGACTCAGTCGCTAAGACGAGTTCAAACGAAAGCGCTAACGTGCAAGAGCAGCGTCGTCGTATTAATGCGTTGCTGCAAGACTACGAGTTGCAATTACGCTTAAACAGCGAAGACCACGCCTCGCTGAATACGGATACAGAATCGGTAATTGAATGA
- the rseB gene encoding sigma-E factor regulatory protein RseB, producing the protein MKKLLTSSLLLFSLFANSAFAEEESSVEALLHQMNEASQQLNYELSYILIKKSSIEPLLYRHATHEEQQLAHLVYLSGPVREVIRRGNEVSYIEPGVDPFTIESGKMVAPLMPLLNSDIKKLSQYYDYVRVGRAREAGAAAQVFRVVPKDGLRYSYVLWVDEKSKLPLRADLLDRDGEILEQYRVISYSINDHIATMLSSLDEVQLPAVLSLPKGNIENTFWQVGWVPSGFNPKDLNRYRMIASEDVVESQMYTDGLFSFSVYVSERDSNSMKGQLIRQGRRTVHSIVTGDKQISVVGDIPPATAQRIAQSVKLNKVQQADEGVTP; encoded by the coding sequence ATGAAAAAACTTCTGACCAGTTCGTTATTGCTGTTCAGTTTGTTTGCTAACTCGGCCTTTGCAGAAGAGGAATCTTCTGTAGAGGCTTTGTTGCATCAGATGAATGAAGCCAGTCAGCAATTGAACTACGAGCTGTCTTATATCCTTATCAAAAAGAGCAGTATTGAACCTCTGCTCTATCGTCATGCGACTCATGAAGAGCAGCAGCTCGCACACTTAGTTTATTTGAGCGGTCCTGTCCGAGAAGTTATCCGACGCGGCAACGAAGTCAGCTATATCGAACCTGGTGTCGATCCGTTTACGATTGAGTCGGGTAAGATGGTGGCACCATTGATGCCACTACTAAACAGTGACATCAAGAAGCTGAGTCAGTACTACGACTACGTTAGAGTTGGACGTGCTCGAGAGGCTGGCGCTGCGGCGCAGGTGTTCCGAGTAGTACCAAAAGATGGCCTGCGTTATTCCTACGTATTGTGGGTGGACGAAAAGAGCAAACTGCCACTGCGCGCTGACCTGTTGGATCGTGATGGCGAGATCTTAGAGCAGTATCGCGTGATCTCATACAGCATCAACGATCACATTGCGACTATGCTGAGCTCATTAGATGAGGTTCAGCTTCCAGCTGTGTTGTCTCTTCCAAAAGGCAACATCGAGAATACGTTCTGGCAGGTGGGTTGGGTGCCAAGTGGTTTCAATCCGAAAGACTTGAATCGCTACCGAATGATAGCTTCAGAGGATGTGGTGGAAAGCCAAATGTACACCGATGGGTTATTTAGCTTCTCGGTCTATGTGTCTGAGCGTGACAGTAACTCTATGAAAGGGCAACTGATTCGCCAAGGGCGCCGCACCGTACACAGCATAGTGACCGGCGATAAACAGATCTCTGTTGTTGGCGACATTCCTCCAGCCACTGCGCAGCGTATCGCACAATCTGTTAAACTGAATAAAGTACAGCAAGCAGATGAAGGCGTAACCCCATGA
- a CDS encoding SoxR reducing system RseC family protein, with translation MMTALATVTSVKSRGHRYQVELSCDQQTSCSSCQSKNSCGTGIVTKAVGNKQLNWHLLTSKTVNPGDVVEIAFPEKSLLQSAALIYLLPLLFLFLGAMAGQLWLAPLLGGSELVVIGFSAISAYLGFRLAKKWVSPMEAASHQQVELVRVLGQSIA, from the coding sequence ATGATGACCGCTCTTGCAACGGTGACCTCGGTGAAAAGCCGTGGTCATCGTTATCAAGTCGAATTGAGCTGCGACCAACAAACCAGTTGCAGCTCTTGCCAATCAAAAAACAGTTGTGGAACCGGCATTGTCACCAAAGCGGTCGGTAACAAACAGCTGAACTGGCACCTACTGACCTCCAAAACCGTCAACCCAGGCGATGTTGTTGAAATCGCGTTTCCAGAGAAAAGTCTTCTGCAATCAGCAGCATTGATCTATTTATTGCCGCTACTGTTTCTGTTTTTGGGAGCGATGGCTGGCCAGTTGTGGTTGGCGCCCTTACTTGGCGGCAGTGAGCTGGTGGTGATTGGTTTTTCAGCAATTTCTGCCTACCTTGGCTTCAGACTCGCGAAAAAATGGGTGTCACCGATGGAAGCGGCATCGCATCAACAGGTTGAATTGGTGCGGGTGCTCGGGCAGTCCATTGCCTAA
- the lepA gene encoding translation elongation factor 4, whose translation MKHIRNFSIIAHIDHGKSTLSDRLIQVCGGLSDREMAAQVLDSMDLERERGITIKAQSVTLDYTAKDGETYQLNFIDTPGHVDFSYEVSRSLAACEGALLVVDAGQGVEAQTLANCYTAIEMELEVVPVLNKIDLPAAEPERVAEEIEEIVGIDAMEAVRCSAKTGLGVDDVLEEIVKAIPAPEGNPDDPLQALIIDSWFDNYLGVVSLVRIKNGVLKKNDKIKVMSTGQVWGVDRIGIFTPKQVDTTELNTGEVGWVVCGIKDILGAPVGDTLTTAKNGCEVALPGFQKVKPQVYAGLFPVSSDDYENFRDALGKLSLNDASLFYEPESSAALGFGFRCGFLGMLHMEIIQERLEREYDLDLITTAPTVVYEVEKTDGSLHYVDSPAKLPATNDIEEIREPIARCNILVPSDYLGNVITLCVEKRGTQVDMVYHGNQVAVTYDIPMAEVVLDFFDRLKSTSRGYASLDYNFQRFEASNMVRVDVLLNGDTVDALAIITHKDQSQSRGRQLVEKMKEFIPRQMFDIAIQAAIGNHIIARSTVKQLRKNVIAKCYGGDVSRKKKLLKKQKEGKKRMKQIGNVELPQEAFLAILHVGKD comes from the coding sequence ATGAAGCACATTCGTAACTTTTCTATTATCGCCCACATTGACCACGGTAAATCGACGCTGTCGGACCGTTTGATCCAAGTTTGCGGCGGCTTAAGCGACCGTGAAATGGCGGCACAGGTTCTTGATTCTATGGATCTAGAGCGCGAGCGCGGTATCACTATTAAAGCTCAGAGTGTTACTCTGGATTACACGGCGAAAGATGGGGAAACCTATCAGCTAAACTTTATCGATACTCCAGGACACGTTGACTTCTCGTACGAAGTATCACGCTCACTGGCGGCTTGTGAAGGTGCACTACTGGTGGTTGATGCGGGTCAGGGCGTTGAAGCTCAGACACTGGCGAACTGCTACACCGCAATTGAAATGGAACTTGAAGTAGTTCCAGTTCTTAACAAGATCGACCTTCCTGCAGCAGAGCCAGAGCGCGTAGCTGAAGAGATCGAAGAGATCGTCGGTATCGATGCGATGGAAGCGGTTCGCTGTTCAGCGAAGACCGGTCTGGGTGTGGACGACGTTCTTGAAGAGATCGTAAAAGCGATCCCTGCACCAGAAGGTAACCCAGACGATCCGCTACAAGCACTGATCATTGACTCTTGGTTCGATAACTACCTTGGTGTTGTCTCTCTAGTACGTATTAAAAACGGCGTGCTGAAGAAGAATGACAAGATCAAAGTAATGAGCACCGGTCAGGTTTGGGGTGTTGACCGTATCGGTATCTTCACACCTAAACAAGTTGATACGACTGAGCTAAATACTGGCGAAGTAGGCTGGGTTGTGTGTGGTATCAAAGACATCCTTGGTGCGCCAGTGGGTGATACACTGACCACAGCTAAGAATGGCTGTGAAGTGGCACTACCAGGCTTCCAAAAAGTTAAACCACAGGTATATGCGGGTCTATTCCCAGTATCGTCTGATGATTACGAAAACTTCCGTGATGCGCTAGGCAAATTGAGCCTAAACGATGCGTCACTGTTCTATGAGCCAGAGAGCTCAGCTGCACTTGGTTTCGGTTTCCGTTGTGGCTTCTTGGGTATGCTTCACATGGAGATCATCCAAGAGCGTCTAGAGCGTGAATACGACCTAGACCTGATTACGACAGCGCCGACGGTAGTCTACGAAGTAGAGAAAACGGACGGTTCACTTCACTATGTTGATAGCCCAGCGAAACTGCCGGCAACCAACGACATTGAAGAGATCCGTGAGCCAATCGCGCGTTGTAATATCCTAGTACCATCAGATTACCTAGGTAACGTGATTACGCTTTGTGTTGAGAAGCGTGGTACTCAGGTAGACATGGTTTATCACGGCAACCAAGTGGCTGTCACTTACGATATCCCGATGGCAGAAGTGGTACTCGACTTCTTCGACCGTCTGAAGTCGACCTCTCGTGGTTACGCATCACTGGACTATAACTTCCAACGCTTTGAAGCGTCGAACATGGTTCGTGTGGACGTACTGCTTAACGGCGACACGGTTGACGCATTGGCCATCATTACTCACAAAGACCAGTCTCAGAGCCGTGGTCGTCAGTTGGTTGAGAAGATGAAAGAGTTCATCCCTCGCCAGATGTTCGATATCGCGATTCAGGCTGCGATCGGTAACCACATCATTGCGCGCTCGACTGTGAAACAGTTACGTAAAAACGTAATCGCGAAATGTTACGGTGGTGACGTGAGCCGTAAGAAGAAACTGTTGAAGAAACAGAAAGAAGGTAAGAAGCGTATGAAGCAGATCGGTAACGTCGAGCTGCCTCAAGAAGCGTTCCTTGCGATTCTACACGTAGGCAAAGACTAA
- the lepB gene encoding signal peptidase I, with protein MANTFSLILVIVTLVTGVVWVLDKLVLKKQRQQKLADIQAQANQIDEETANKAVAPSWFVENSVSIFPVIAFVLVLRSFIYEPFQIPSGSMMPTLLVGDFILVEKYAYGLKDPVWRTQLVETGKPERGDVVVFKYPPQPNIDYIKRVVGLPGDTVRYSARKDICIQRPGESSCKPVKLSNVQDSPFIQNGIPLIQMDEKLGEVGHQVLVNPLRRDRVDQYQPRNGVNEWVVPEGQYFVMGDNRDNSADSRYWGFVPEGNLVGKAVGIWISFEFERGADSILPTWIPTGVRFNRIGGID; from the coding sequence ATGGCTAATACCTTCTCATTGATCCTCGTCATCGTGACGTTAGTGACTGGTGTCGTTTGGGTTTTGGATAAGCTCGTATTAAAAAAGCAGCGTCAGCAGAAGCTGGCGGATATCCAAGCGCAAGCAAATCAAATTGATGAAGAGACAGCAAACAAAGCGGTCGCACCATCTTGGTTTGTTGAGAATAGTGTTTCAATCTTCCCTGTGATTGCCTTTGTTTTGGTGTTGCGTTCGTTTATCTACGAACCATTCCAAATCCCATCAGGGTCAATGATGCCGACACTATTGGTTGGTGATTTCATCTTGGTTGAGAAGTATGCCTACGGACTAAAAGATCCAGTGTGGCGCACTCAGCTCGTTGAAACTGGCAAACCTGAGAGAGGCGATGTTGTCGTATTTAAGTACCCACCGCAGCCAAACATTGACTACATTAAGCGTGTCGTTGGCCTGCCGGGTGATACGGTTCGTTACAGCGCTCGTAAGGACATCTGTATTCAGCGTCCTGGCGAGTCAAGCTGTAAGCCGGTTAAGCTGTCTAATGTCCAAGACAGTCCGTTTATCCAAAATGGTATCCCGCTTATCCAAATGGATGAAAAGTTGGGTGAAGTAGGTCACCAGGTATTGGTGAATCCACTGCGTCGCGACCGTGTTGATCAATATCAGCCACGCAACGGCGTGAACGAATGGGTTGTACCTGAAGGTCAGTACTTTGTGATGGGTGATAACCGTGACAACAGTGCCGATAGCCGCTACTGGGGTTTTGTGCCAGAAGGCAACTTAGTGGGTAAAGCGGTTGGCATTTGGATTAGCTTTGAATTTGAACGTGGTGCAGACAGCATTCTGCCTACATGGATCCCAACCGGTGTCAGATTTAATCGCATCGGTGGAATAGACTGA
- the rnc gene encoding ribonuclease III: MNSPIKLLEKKLGYQFNDSELLMLALTHRSAHGNHNERLEFLGDSILSFVIADDLYHRFPKVNEGDMSRMRATLVRGNTLAELGREFVLGDYLKLGPGELKSGGFRRDSILADAVEAIIGAIYLDSDVETVRGIVLSWYQSRLDAIKPGVSQKDPKTRLQEFLQGRRKPLPVYTVTNIKGEAHNQEFTVSCEVAGVDKPVIGKGTSRRKAEQAAAELALEKLTNV, from the coding sequence ATGAATTCTCCTATTAAACTTTTAGAAAAAAAGCTCGGCTATCAGTTCAATGATAGCGAGCTGCTGATGCTGGCGCTGACTCACCGCAGCGCCCACGGCAACCATAACGAACGACTAGAATTTCTGGGCGATTCAATTTTAAGTTTTGTCATTGCTGACGATCTTTACCATCGTTTTCCTAAGGTAAACGAAGGGGACATGAGTCGAATGCGTGCCACCTTGGTTAGAGGTAACACTCTGGCTGAGCTAGGGCGTGAATTCGTCTTGGGAGATTACTTAAAATTAGGTCCAGGTGAGCTGAAGAGTGGCGGATTCCGTCGTGACTCAATCTTGGCTGATGCGGTTGAAGCGATCATTGGCGCGATTTATCTTGATAGCGATGTCGAGACGGTTCGCGGCATCGTGCTGAGCTGGTATCAATCGCGTCTTGATGCGATCAAGCCGGGTGTGTCACAGAAAGATCCAAAAACTCGCCTGCAAGAGTTTCTACAAGGTCGAAGAAAACCACTCCCTGTCTACACAGTGACTAATATTAAAGGGGAAGCGCATAACCAAGAGTTTACCGTTTCCTGTGAAGTGGCAGGTGTGGATAAGCCTGTTATCGGCAAAGGCACCAGCCGCCGCAAGGCAGAACAAGCGGCTGCGGAACTGGCTCTAGAGAAACTGACCAATGTCTGA
- the era gene encoding GTPase Era: MSDKPNSDQEFDLDAYFASTSDSTSAATQESTGEQHCGFVAIVGRPNVGKSTLLNRILGQKISITSRKPQTTRHRIMGVDTEGDYQAIYVDTPGLHIEEKRAINRLMNRAANSSLSDVNLVLFLVDGTQWTDDDEMVLTKLRKSNFPVILCINKVDNVKDRNDVMLHMQEMTKKMEFVDVVPISAKHGKNIDVIRQHVREHLPEAIHHFPEEYVTDRSQRFMASEILREKLMRFTGDELPYSVTVEIERFDYNPDTDGFHINALILVERSGQKKMVIGKGGEKIKTIGREARLDMEELFDRKVYLETWVKVKSGWADDERALRSLGYIDDIENK, from the coding sequence ATGTCTGATAAACCAAATTCTGATCAAGAGTTCGATCTCGATGCGTATTTCGCTTCAACGAGCGACTCGACAAGCGCGGCAACTCAAGAAAGCACCGGTGAGCAGCACTGTGGCTTTGTGGCTATCGTAGGTCGCCCTAACGTCGGTAAATCGACGCTGCTTAACCGCATTTTAGGACAGAAGATCTCAATCACCTCACGCAAGCCTCAAACAACGCGCCACCGTATCATGGGTGTGGACACTGAAGGTGACTATCAAGCGATCTATGTCGACACTCCGGGTCTGCATATCGAAGAGAAGCGTGCGATCAACCGCCTAATGAACCGCGCAGCAAACAGTTCTCTAAGTGATGTGAACTTGGTGCTATTCCTTGTGGATGGTACGCAGTGGACCGACGACGATGAGATGGTATTGACCAAGCTGCGTAAGTCGAACTTCCCTGTTATCTTGTGTATCAACAAGGTAGACAACGTGAAGGATCGCAATGACGTGATGCTGCACATGCAAGAGATGACCAAGAAGATGGAATTTGTTGATGTAGTGCCAATTTCGGCCAAGCACGGCAAAAACATCGACGTGATTCGTCAGCACGTTCGTGAGCACCTGCCTGAGGCGATTCACCACTTCCCTGAAGAGTATGTGACCGACCGCTCTCAGCGTTTTATGGCGTCTGAAATCCTGCGTGAAAAGCTAATGCGGTTCACCGGTGACGAGCTACCTTACTCGGTAACGGTTGAGATTGAGCGCTTCGATTACAACCCGGATACGGATGGCTTCCACATTAATGCGCTGATCCTTGTAGAGCGCAGTGGCCAGAAGAAGATGGTGATTGGTAAAGGTGGTGAGAAGATCAAAACCATCGGCCGTGAAGCGCGTCTTGATATGGAAGAGCTGTTCGACCGTAAAGTGTATCTAGAGACCTGGGTGAAAGTGAAATCAGGTTGGGCTGATGATGAGCGTGCACTGCGCTCTCTTGGCTACATCGACGATATCGAAAACAAATAA
- the recO gene encoding DNA repair protein RecO → MDGLQRCFVLHRRPYSESSLILDVFSEEYGRVTLLSKGARSKRSNLKGALQPFTPLLLKWSGNGSMKTLRQAEAISLGLPLTGVNLYSAMYVNELIARVLASEIPFPELFHDYLQALTELAHNTNPEPALRRFELALLSAMGYGVDFLHCAGTGEPIDPTMTYRYREQKGFIASVRRDNLTFLGEELIAISERRFLSKTQLQAAKRFTRIALKPYLGGKPLKSRELFRMKQS, encoded by the coding sequence ATGGATGGATTGCAACGCTGCTTTGTTTTGCATCGAAGACCTTACAGTGAATCGAGCTTAATACTCGATGTATTCAGTGAGGAATATGGTCGTGTCACGCTGCTTTCCAAAGGCGCTCGAAGTAAGCGCTCGAATCTCAAAGGCGCTCTACAGCCTTTCACCCCATTATTGTTGAAGTGGTCCGGCAATGGCTCAATGAAAACATTGAGACAAGCGGAAGCCATCAGTCTTGGTCTGCCGTTAACCGGTGTGAACCTCTATTCTGCCATGTACGTGAATGAGCTAATTGCTCGCGTATTGGCAAGTGAGATCCCGTTTCCTGAATTATTTCACGACTATCTTCAAGCTTTAACAGAGCTCGCCCACAATACCAATCCTGAACCTGCGTTGCGGCGTTTTGAACTCGCTCTACTTTCTGCAATGGGATACGGTGTAGACTTCTTGCACTGTGCTGGTACTGGCGAACCTATAGATCCGACAATGACTTATCGTTATCGGGAGCAGAAGGGATTCATCGCGAGTGTGCGTAGAGACAATCTGACCTTTTTAGGTGAAGAGCTCATCGCCATCAGTGAGCGACGTTTCCTGAGTAAAACACAGTTACAAGCGGCAAAACGCTTTACACGCATAGCATTAAAGCCGTATCTTGGCGGAAAACCATTAAAAAGCAGGGAGCTGTTTCGAATGAAGCAGTCCTGA
- the pdxJ gene encoding pyridoxine 5'-phosphate synthase: MSSILLGINIDHIATLRNARGTKYPDPVHAAEIAERAGADGITIHLREDRRHILDRDVRILRETLQTRMNLEMAVTDEMIDIALKTKPEFVCLVPEKREELTTEGGLDVKGQFEKIKAATEKLTAAGIKVSLFIDADREQIDASKAAGAPFIELHTGHYADAETEEDQQDELKKIAAGASYAADIGITVNAGHGLTYHNVGPIAALPEIYELNIGHSIIGRAVFDGLHKAVADMKAVMEAARRG; encoded by the coding sequence ATGAGTTCTATCCTTTTAGGTATCAATATTGACCATATCGCGACCCTACGTAATGCTCGTGGTACTAAGTATCCAGACCCAGTGCACGCAGCAGAGATTGCTGAGCGTGCAGGCGCAGATGGCATCACGATTCACCTTCGTGAAGACCGCCGCCACATCCTAGACCGCGACGTGCGTATCCTGCGTGAAACGCTGCAAACGCGTATGAACCTAGAAATGGCAGTGACCGATGAGATGATCGACATCGCGCTGAAAACTAAGCCTGAATTCGTGTGTCTGGTACCAGAGAAGCGTGAAGAGTTGACGACGGAAGGTGGTCTAGACGTTAAAGGTCAGTTTGAAAAGATCAAGGCAGCAACAGAGAAGCTAACGGCAGCAGGCATTAAAGTGTCTCTGTTTATCGACGCTGATCGCGAGCAGATCGATGCGTCTAAAGCGGCAGGTGCGCCATTCATCGAACTTCACACCGGTCACTACGCGGATGCTGAAACGGAAGAAGATCAGCAAGACGAACTGAAGAAGATTGCTGCAGGTGCAAGCTACGCGGCTGACATCGGTATCACGGTTAACGCAGGTCACGGTCTGACTTACCACAACGTTGGCCCTATCGCAGCCTTGCCAGAGATCTATGAGCTGAACATTGGTCACTCTATTATTGGTCGTGCTGTGTTTGATGGCCTACATAAAGCCGTTGCCGACATGAAAGCGGTTATGGAAGCGGCGCGCCGCGGTTAA
- the acpS gene encoding holo-ACP synthase, with product MAILGLGTDIAEIERVEKALSRTGEAFAQRILTDSEFAQFQSLKQQGRFLAKRFAVKEAASKALGTGIAHGVTFHDFEVTNDDHGKPLLTLNKKAAQIAASMGVVSNHLSISDERHYAVATVIFES from the coding sequence GTGGCAATCTTAGGACTTGGGACAGACATAGCGGAAATCGAGCGTGTAGAGAAGGCGCTATCGCGAACAGGCGAGGCGTTTGCTCAGCGTATCTTGACCGACAGTGAGTTTGCGCAGTTCCAGAGCCTGAAGCAGCAGGGGCGCTTTTTAGCAAAGCGCTTTGCTGTCAAGGAAGCTGCCTCTAAAGCTTTAGGTACGGGTATTGCTCATGGTGTCACGTTCCATGATTTTGAAGTCACAAACGATGATCATGGCAAGCCTTTACTGACGCTCAATAAAAAAGCCGCACAAATTGCGGCTTCTATGGGGGTGGTGTCTAACCACCTCTCTATCTCTGACGAGCGACACTATGCCGTCGCGACAGTCATTTTTGAAAGCTAG